In Chryseobacterium turcicum, a single window of DNA contains:
- a CDS encoding 3-deoxy-D-manno-octulosonic acid transferase codes for MIFLYNIFVNCLILGMKVLSLFNDKTKKGVEGRQQSLEIVKTAFSASDKVLWMHAASLGEYEQGLPVLEKLKEEFPTHKILITFFSPSGYENVVKKKHIADAICYLPFDRRNTIKEFTSQFDCELFFTVKYDYWYNLLNELKEKNIKMFVISALFYESQSFFTTYGKWFVKQLKQNISWFFHQTQHSYVLAKSIGLLNSSVTGDTRFDRVKQLRLRNNHVDFVEEFIGKEKAMVFGSSWQAEEKIAKIVSEKNQDLKIIIAPHDLKRVENLKQIFPTAILYSELKNSKTFQPSNYQTLIIDSIGLLSKLYSYADVAVVGGGFHDSGLHNILEAATFGVPVIFGNKYKKNPEADQLISAKGGKSFEDENEAAHFVLEVFKNEKILIEMSENAKQFIDRQPESSTLILQKIVSL; via the coding sequence ATGATTTTTTTATACAACATATTTGTAAACTGTCTCATTTTAGGAATGAAGGTTTTGTCGTTGTTTAATGATAAAACTAAAAAAGGAGTTGAAGGTCGACAACAATCTTTAGAGATTGTGAAAACAGCATTTTCTGCATCAGATAAAGTCTTGTGGATGCATGCCGCAAGCTTGGGAGAATACGAGCAAGGTCTTCCTGTTTTAGAAAAACTTAAAGAAGAGTTTCCTACTCATAAAATTTTAATTACCTTTTTTTCTCCGTCGGGATATGAAAATGTAGTTAAGAAAAAACATATTGCAGATGCTATTTGTTATCTTCCTTTCGATAGAAGAAATACCATAAAAGAATTTACCTCTCAGTTTGATTGCGAGTTGTTTTTTACCGTTAAATACGATTACTGGTATAATCTCTTGAATGAGCTTAAAGAGAAGAATATTAAAATGTTTGTGATTTCAGCATTATTTTATGAAAGCCAGTCTTTTTTTACCACCTATGGGAAGTGGTTTGTAAAACAGCTGAAGCAGAATATAAGCTGGTTTTTTCATCAGACGCAGCATTCATATGTTTTAGCTAAAAGTATTGGTCTACTAAACTCTTCGGTAACCGGAGATACCCGATTTGATAGGGTAAAGCAATTAAGACTTAGAAATAATCATGTTGATTTTGTTGAAGAATTTATAGGAAAAGAAAAGGCAATGGTCTTTGGAAGTTCATGGCAGGCGGAAGAGAAAATTGCAAAAATAGTTTCAGAGAAAAATCAGGATTTAAAAATAATTATCGCTCCTCACGATTTGAAAAGAGTAGAAAACTTAAAGCAAATTTTCCCTACCGCAATTTTATACAGCGAATTAAAAAACTCTAAAACGTTCCAGCCCTCCAACTATCAAACTCTCATCATCGACAGTATCGGGCTTCTTTCAAAACTCTATTCTTACGCTGATGTTGCAGTTGTTGGAGGTGGTTTTCACGATTCTGGTCTTCACAATATTTTGGAAGCGGCAACCTTTGGTGTTCCTGTGATTTTTGGCAATAAGTACAAGAAAAACCCTGAAGCTGATCAGTTAATTTCGGCTAAAGGAGGAAAGTCTTTTGAGGATGAAAATGAAGCGGCTCATTTTGTTTTAGAGGTATTTAAAAATGAAAAAATACTCATTGAAATGTCTGAAAATGCAAAGCAATTTATAGATAGACAGCCGGAGTCTTCAACGCTTATTCTTCAGAAAATTGTATCACTTTAA
- a CDS encoding deoxyuridine 5'-triphosphate nucleotidohydrolase, protein MEYSKEFKTALSQLSPVEKDRLIFRLLRKDEILSKKLYFELIDHETVDLKRDAMEELIKEKVEYASKYISNQKYFIGLIRKISSQITEHVKVTTDKFGDISLNLLLINEILESNEKLSRQRFNDMYKLYLYIINKIVKALALTKKLDEDYWMEIDEYLSVAHDKITNNIYLEKLFINNGVDFNWFSVERIPEHFDLIIKDIKNQGFLK, encoded by the coding sequence ATGGAGTATTCTAAAGAATTTAAAACAGCATTAAGCCAACTTTCACCGGTAGAAAAAGACCGATTAATTTTCAGATTATTAAGGAAGGATGAGATTTTATCTAAAAAATTATATTTTGAATTAATCGATCACGAAACCGTAGACCTGAAGCGTGATGCCATGGAAGAATTGATAAAAGAGAAAGTAGAATATGCTTCTAAATACATCAGCAATCAAAAATATTTCATCGGGCTCATCCGAAAAATAAGCTCACAAATTACAGAGCACGTAAAAGTAACGACTGACAAATTTGGAGACATTAGTTTAAACCTTTTACTAATCAACGAAATACTTGAAAGCAATGAAAAACTGAGCCGTCAGAGATTCAACGACATGTACAAACTTTATCTTTATATCATCAATAAAATCGTAAAAGCTTTAGCTTTAACTAAAAAACTAGATGAAGATTATTGGATGGAAATTGATGAATATCTTTCAGTTGCACACGACAAAATCACCAACAATATTTATCTTGAGAAACTATTTATCAATAACGGCGTAGACTTTAATTGGTTTAGCGTCGAAAGAATTCCAGAGCATTTTGATTTGATTATAAAAGATATTAAGAATCAGGGATTTTTAAAGTGA
- a CDS encoding glycosyltransferase family 2 protein — protein MPEVSIITPCYNSSPFLEETISSVMNQTFTDWEWLITDDLSTDNSVEIIQRYKDPRIKLIIAKKNGGAGHARNLSLQEASGRFITFLDADDFWEPNFLEEMTNFMKRKNAEIAYSNYARCDENLVPKIEDFKADKEVTFNNLLKTCRFSLLSSMYDSQRVGKEYFPEGSKREDHVMWLNLLKKIPVGKPLPKTMAKYRMRENSISRKKQNIVKDQYLVYKDFMKFSTLKSLYYTANWALNGFIKYSKIFN, from the coding sequence GTGCCAGAAGTTTCTATCATTACCCCTTGTTACAATTCGTCTCCTTTTTTAGAGGAAACAATCAGCTCGGTAATGAATCAAACGTTTACCGATTGGGAATGGCTCATTACAGATGATTTGTCGACAGATAACTCAGTTGAAATCATTCAAAGATATAAAGATCCTAGAATAAAATTAATTATTGCTAAAAAAAATGGTGGTGCAGGCCATGCTAGGAATCTATCATTACAAGAGGCCTCAGGAAGGTTTATTACTTTTCTTGACGCTGATGATTTTTGGGAACCCAACTTTCTTGAAGAAATGACTAACTTTATGAAGCGTAAAAATGCAGAAATTGCTTATTCTAATTATGCAAGATGTGATGAAAATTTAGTTCCAAAAATTGAAGATTTTAAAGCTGATAAAGAAGTTACTTTTAATAATTTGCTTAAAACCTGCAGATTTTCTCTTCTATCATCGATGTACGATTCACAAAGGGTGGGAAAAGAATATTTTCCGGAAGGTAGTAAAAGGGAAGACCATGTGATGTGGCTGAATTTATTAAAGAAAATTCCTGTAGGCAAACCACTTCCAAAAACAATGGCAAAATACAGGATGCGAGAAAACAGCATTTCTAGAAAAAAACAGAATATTGTAAAAGATCAGTATCTTGTTTATAAAGATTTCATGAAATTTTCTACCTTAAAATCTCTTTATTACACCGCAAACTGGGCATTAAACGGATTTATAAAATATTCGAAAATATTTAATTAA